The following nucleotide sequence is from Streptomyces bathyalis.
AGGCGGTCCAGCTGGCGCTGAGCGAGAAGGTGGCGGTGCTGACGGGCGGCCCGGGCTGCGGCAAGTCATTCACCGTCCGGTCGGTGGTGGAGCTGGCCCGGGCCAAGAAGGCGCGGGTGGTCCTCGCGGCCCCCACCGGGAGGGCCGCCAAGCGGCTGGCGGAGCTGACGGGGGCCGAGGCCTCCACGGTCCACCGGCTGCTGGAGCTCAAGCCCGGCGGTGACGCCGCGTACGACCGGGACCGGCCTCTGGACGCGGATCTGATCGTCGTCGACGAGGCGTCGATGCTCGATCTTCTGCTCGCCAACAAGCTGATCAAGGCCGTGCCGCCGGGCGCCCATCTGCTGCTGGTGGGGGACGTGGACCAGCTGCCGTCCGTGGGCGCGGGCGAAGTGCTGCGGGATCTGCTCGCCGAGGGCGGGCCCGTCCCGTCCGTGCGGCTGAAGCGCATCTTCCGGCAGGCGCAGCAGTCCGGCGTGGTGACCAATGCGCACCGCATCAATTCCGGGGCCCAGCCCGTCACCCACGGATTGAGTGATTTCTTCCTCTTCGCGGAGGACGACGCGGAGGAGGCCGGAAAGCTCACCGTCGACGTCGTGGCCCGGCGCATCCCGGCGAAGTTCGGCCTCGACCCGCGCCGCGACGTCCAGGTGCTCACGCCCATGCACCGCGGTCCGGCCGGAGCGGGCACGCTCAACGGGCTGCTGCAGCAGGCGGTGTCACCGGCCCGGCCCGACATCCCGGAGAAGCGCTTCGGCGGGCGGGTTTTCCGGGTGGGCGACAAGGTCACCCAGATCCGTAACAACTACGAGAAGGGCGCCTGCGGCGTCTTCAACGGCACCGTCGGCGTCGTGACGGCTCTCCACACGGAGGACCAGCGTCTGACGGTCCGTACGGACGAGGACGAGGAGGTGGACTACGACTTCGACGAACTGGACGAACTGGCCCACGCCTACGCCGTCACCATCCATCGCTCGCAGGGCAGCGAGTACCCCGCGGTGGTGATTCCCGTCACCACGAGTGCCTGGATGATGCTGCAGCGCAATCTGCTGTATACCGCCGTCACCCGGGCAAAGCGTCTGGTGGTGCTCGTGGGATCCCGGAGGGCGATCGGCCAGGCAGTGCGCACGGTCTCCGCGGGCCGCCGGTGCACGGCCCTGGATCACCGGTTGCTCGGCGGGGCGGCTCTCCCCGGCAGCGTCCGCGGTTCCGGGGGGTGACCGGCGCCGCGTGGAGGGTGCAGGATGTTGAACGAATAGGACGGCACTGCGTGCCATCAAACAGCCCTTTGGCCGACCCCGAGTGCACCGCACCGCGCTCAGTGGGAGACAGTGGAAAGGGCCAGGGCACCTCGAAGAAGAGGCACTACGTCGGTGAGGGAAGACGTGAGCGACGACAACTCTGTAGTACTTCGGTACGGGGACGATGAGTACAGCTTCCCCGTGGTCGACAGCACGGTGGGCGACCATGGTTTCGACATCGGCAAGCTGCGCGCCGAGACCGGTCTGGTGACCCTGGATTCGGGCTACGGCAACACCGCCGCGTACAAATCCGCCATCACCTACCTCGACGGCGAGGGCGGTGTCCTGCGCTACCGCGGTTACCCGATCGAGCAGCTGGCGGAGCGGGGCACGTTCCTGGAGACGGCCTACCTTCTGATCCACGGCGAACTTCCCACCGTCGACCAGCAGGCCGCGTTCAAGGACGAGATCACCCGCCACACCCTGCTGCACGAGGACGTCAAGCGCTTCTATGACGGATTTCCGCGCGACGCACACCCGATGGCGATGCTCTCGTCCGTGGTCAGTGCGCTGTCGACCTTCTACCAGGACAGCCACAACCCGTTCGACGAGGAGCAGCGGCACCTTTCGACCATAAGGCTGCTGGCGAAGCTGCCGACGATCGCCGCCTACGCCTACAAGAAGGCGATCGGCCACCCGGTGGTCTACCCGCGCAACGACCTCGGCTACGTCGAGAACTTCCTGCGGATGACCTTCTCCGTCCCGGCCGCGGAGTTCGAGCTCGACCCGGTCGTCGTCAACGCCCTCGAAAAGCTCCTGATCCTCCACGCCGACCACGAGCAGAACTGCTCCACGTCGACGGTGAGGCTCGTCGGCTCCTCGCAG
It contains:
- a CDS encoding citrate synthase, giving the protein MREDVSDDNSVVLRYGDDEYSFPVVDSTVGDHGFDIGKLRAETGLVTLDSGYGNTAAYKSAITYLDGEGGVLRYRGYPIEQLAERGTFLETAYLLIHGELPTVDQQAAFKDEITRHTLLHEDVKRFYDGFPRDAHPMAMLSSVVSALSTFYQDSHNPFDEEQRHLSTIRLLAKLPTIAAYAYKKAIGHPVVYPRNDLGYVENFLRMTFSVPAAEFELDPVVVNALEKLLILHADHEQNCSTSTVRLVGSSQANMFASISAGINALWGPLHGGANQSVLEMLQGIQASGSDVDTFIRKVKDKEDGVKLMGFGHRVYKNFDPRAKIIKAAAHDVLSALGKSDELLDIALKLEEHALSDDYFTERKLYPNVDFYTGLIYRAMGFPTSMFTVLFALGRLPGWIAQWHEMIKEPGSRIGRPRQIYTGVVEREYVPIESR
- the recD2 gene encoding SF1B family DNA helicase RecD2; the protein is MAFQNAVLEGVLERITYANEDNGYTVARVDSGRGGGELLTVVGSLLGAQVGESLRMEGRWGSHPQYGRQFTVENYTTVLPATVQGIRRYLGSGLIKGVGPRIAERIVDHFGTDTLDVIEADPRKLIEVPGLGPKRTEKIAAAWDEQKAIKEVMVFLQGVDVSTSIAVRIYKKYGDASISVVKNQPYRLASDVWGIGFLTADRIARAVGIPHDSPERVKAGLQYALSQSTDQGHCYLPEERLISDAVKLLQVDAGLVIDCLGQLAAEEEGVVKETVPGEDGQPLTAVYLVPFHRAEVSLAAQLRRLRGAPEDRMPAFQEVDWEAALRWLAGRTGAELAPEQRQAVQLALSEKVAVLTGGPGCGKSFTVRSVVELARAKKARVVLAAPTGRAAKRLAELTGAEASTVHRLLELKPGGDAAYDRDRPLDADLIVVDEASMLDLLLANKLIKAVPPGAHLLLVGDVDQLPSVGAGEVLRDLLAEGGPVPSVRLKRIFRQAQQSGVVTNAHRINSGAQPVTHGLSDFFLFAEDDAEEAGKLTVDVVARRIPAKFGLDPRRDVQVLTPMHRGPAGAGTLNGLLQQAVSPARPDIPEKRFGGRVFRVGDKVTQIRNNYEKGACGVFNGTVGVVTALHTEDQRLTVRTDEDEEVDYDFDELDELAHAYAVTIHRSQGSEYPAVVIPVTTSAWMMLQRNLLYTAVTRAKRLVVLVGSRRAIGQAVRTVSAGRRCTALDHRLLGGAALPGSVRGSGG